A stretch of Paenibacillus peoriae DNA encodes these proteins:
- a CDS encoding nucleotidyltransferase: MKTLGMIVEYNPLHNGHVHHWEESLRITGAQRTVAVMSGPFLQRGEPAITDKWSRTEMALAMGVDLVLELPVAYAVQPAEWFARGAIALLHATGIVDALCFGSESGDIAPLRALARVLAAEPAELKAGIAQRLSSGASYPAAYAGAAAALAAEGADGAALAALMQQPNNTLGLHYLIALERLGSTIKPFTVARTGSGYHEAVAPADGVIASATAIRRLLLDGGPEAASPYIPAATLGILRREWQAGRAPLHWEAFSQPLLNALITRSSQQLAELHEVTEGLEHRLRQSLYTLPQPSVEALLAAIKTRRYTRTKLQRMCAHILLNHAKSDMTPAELAKGPGYIRVLGFNRAGRELLARMKQTATLPVWVKLSAGSHPHLDWDTAAAAIHAAGMPRPAIRDMYADYLRPPIMV, encoded by the coding sequence TTGAAAACACTCGGTATGATTGTAGAGTACAATCCCCTGCATAACGGACATGTCCATCACTGGGAGGAATCTCTTCGCATCACTGGTGCACAGCGCACAGTGGCTGTGATGAGTGGTCCTTTCCTTCAGCGAGGTGAACCCGCGATTACAGACAAATGGTCCCGCACCGAAATGGCACTCGCCATGGGTGTGGACCTCGTTCTGGAGCTGCCTGTGGCCTATGCCGTCCAGCCTGCAGAATGGTTTGCCCGCGGAGCAATCGCCCTGCTCCATGCGACAGGCATCGTAGACGCGCTCTGCTTCGGCAGCGAGAGCGGAGACATCGCCCCGCTGCGCGCGCTGGCCCGCGTGCTGGCGGCAGAGCCGGCCGAGCTCAAGGCCGGCATCGCGCAGCGCCTGAGTAGCGGCGCGAGCTATCCCGCTGCCTACGCGGGAGCCGCAGCCGCGCTCGCGGCCGAAGGAGCGGACGGCGCTGCGCTCGCCGCCCTCATGCAGCAGCCCAACAATACGTTGGGGCTGCATTACTTGATTGCGCTGGAACGGCTGGGCAGCACAATCAAGCCCTTCACGGTAGCCCGCACGGGATCGGGCTACCATGAAGCCGTGGCCCCTGCGGACGGAGTCATCGCCAGTGCCACGGCCATTCGCCGTCTGCTGCTGGACGGCGGGCCGGAGGCCGCGTCGCCATACATACCTGCGGCGACACTGGGGATTTTACGGCGCGAGTGGCAAGCCGGACGCGCACCGCTGCATTGGGAAGCGTTCAGCCAGCCGCTGCTGAACGCCCTGATCACACGTAGCTCGCAGCAGCTGGCGGAGCTGCACGAGGTCACCGAAGGGCTGGAGCATCGTCTGCGACAATCGCTTTACACGCTGCCCCAGCCCTCTGTGGAGGCCCTGCTCGCCGCGATCAAGACAAGGCGCTATACTCGTACGAAGCTCCAGCGGATGTGTGCACATATTTTGCTAAATCATGCCAAATCCGATATGACTCCGGCTGAGCTGGCGAAAGGTCCGGGCTATATCCGCGTGCTTGGCTTTAACAGGGCTGGACGCGAACTGCTGGCACGTATGAAGCAGACAGCCACCCTTCCGGTATGGGTCAAGCTGTCTGCCGGATCACATCCTCATCTGGACTGGGATACAGCCGCAGCCGCCATACATGCAGCCGGGATGCCACGCCCCGCCATCCGCGACATGTATGCTGATTACTTGCGACCGCCTATTATGGTTTGA
- a CDS encoding YceD family protein codes for MQLFFRKVATSDGPFPIRESLNVSELVDDRADVTAVSPLETDLVAVSLGQGLMSVEGTLTAGLDMLCSRCLSPMHEDLKIEFRERFKQTSSSVEEEDEDGDFIAVTEDSFDIAPYCEELFVLHVPFAPLCSEDCQGIAPKTGQNWSIGSDDSSDGDTEKIDPRLAGLKDFFK; via the coding sequence ATGCAACTATTTTTTCGCAAAGTAGCAACAAGTGACGGTCCTTTTCCTATCCGTGAATCTCTTAATGTGAGTGAATTGGTGGATGATCGTGCTGATGTTACGGCCGTTTCCCCGCTGGAGACCGACTTGGTCGCCGTTAGTCTGGGTCAAGGGTTGATGAGCGTGGAAGGCACGTTGACCGCAGGTCTGGACATGCTCTGCTCACGCTGTTTAAGCCCGATGCACGAGGATTTAAAGATTGAATTCCGTGAACGGTTCAAGCAAACCTCTTCGAGTGTTGAAGAGGAGGATGAAGACGGCGATTTTATCGCAGTGACGGAGGACTCCTTCGACATTGCACCGTATTGTGAAGAACTGTTTGTGCTGCATGTGCCGTTTGCGCCTTTGTGCAGTGAGGATTGTCAGGGAATCGCACCAAAGACCGGACAAAACTGGAGTATTGGCTCCGATGACAGTAGCGATGGCGATACGGAAAAGATTGATCCGCGTCTGGCAGGGCTTAAGGATTTTTTTAAATGA
- the rpmF gene encoding 50S ribosomal protein L32, which yields MAVPQRRTSKTRRDKRRTHFKLAVPGMVKCSECGELKLAHHVCKVCGTYKAREIISQ from the coding sequence ATGGCAGTACCTCAACGGAGAACATCCAAAACTCGTCGCGACAAACGTCGTACTCACTTTAAACTGGCGGTACCAGGTATGGTGAAATGCTCCGAATGCGGCGAATTGAAACTTGCTCACCATGTGTGCAAAGTTTGCGGAACGTACAAAGCTAGAGAGATCATCTCTCAATAA
- the fapR gene encoding transcription factor FapR: MPKRQRQQRLTQLIDDNPFVTDQELTRQLKVSIQTIRLDRMELGIPELRERLKLMAERSYDQVRSLPLHEVIGDIVDLQLDRSGISIFQIKEEHVFSRTGIARGHYVFAQANSLAVAVINDEIALTASADIRFVRPVHLGEKCIAKAYVRSNPEQKGKAKVEVFAYVGEEMVFQGNFVIYRSTEEEYSEGGSQHADRH; the protein is encoded by the coding sequence TTGCCGAAGAGACAGAGACAGCAGCGGCTGACTCAATTAATTGATGATAATCCATTCGTAACGGATCAGGAATTGACAAGACAGCTGAAGGTGAGTATTCAGACTATTCGGCTGGACCGGATGGAGCTGGGAATCCCGGAATTGCGGGAACGGCTAAAGCTGATGGCTGAGCGCTCCTACGACCAGGTTCGTTCCTTGCCTTTGCATGAAGTGATCGGGGATATCGTTGATCTGCAGTTGGATCGAAGCGGTATTTCGATTTTTCAGATTAAAGAGGAACATGTTTTTTCGCGTACTGGCATTGCGCGGGGGCATTATGTATTTGCTCAGGCCAATTCATTGGCCGTTGCTGTGATTAATGATGAGATAGCATTGACTGCATCAGCGGATATACGCTTTGTCCGCCCGGTTCATTTAGGTGAAAAGTGCATTGCCAAGGCATATGTACGTTCAAATCCAGAACAAAAAGGGAAGGCTAAAGTGGAAGTTTTCGCCTACGTAGGAGAAGAAATGGTGTTCCAAGGCAACTTTGTCATTTATCGCTCCACGGAGGAAGAGTATAGCGAAGGAGGAAGTCAGCATGCGGATCGCCATTGA
- the plsX gene encoding phosphate acyltransferase PlsX — protein MRIAIDAMGGDNAPEATVEGALSAAAEWKDTDITLVGDRERIESVLNGRALPTNLSIRHASETIDAQDEPVKAVRRKKDASMVVAGRMVREGEADAMISAGNTGALMTTGLLVVGRMEGIERPALAPMIPTIDDQGILALDLGANMDAKPEHLAQYALMGSLYRQKVHGVASPRVGLLNVGTEAGKGNELTKLAFPLIEQLPVHFVGNVESRDVLTGNCDVLVCDGFAGNIMLKSLEGTAGAIFSLLKEQFTKSLKTKLAAALIMPELRSLKGKLDYKEHGGAPLLGLSGLVLKSHGSSDGVAVKNAVRQARTALQNRLVESISKEISRK, from the coding sequence ATGCGGATCGCCATTGATGCCATGGGGGGAGATAATGCTCCTGAGGCGACAGTAGAGGGCGCGCTATCTGCGGCGGCGGAATGGAAGGATACGGACATTACGCTGGTTGGTGACCGGGAACGAATTGAATCGGTTCTGAACGGTAGAGCGTTGCCGACGAACCTCAGCATTCGCCATGCATCCGAAACGATAGATGCGCAGGACGAGCCTGTAAAGGCAGTGCGCCGCAAAAAGGATGCTTCAATGGTCGTAGCTGGTCGAATGGTCAGAGAAGGCGAAGCGGATGCCATGATATCTGCAGGTAATACAGGCGCGCTAATGACCACGGGGTTGCTGGTGGTTGGAAGAATGGAGGGCATTGAACGTCCGGCTCTCGCGCCGATGATACCGACGATTGACGATCAGGGTATTCTGGCGCTTGACTTGGGAGCCAATATGGATGCCAAGCCTGAGCATCTTGCCCAGTATGCACTGATGGGGAGCTTGTATCGTCAGAAAGTTCACGGTGTGGCTTCTCCAAGGGTGGGTCTGCTGAATGTGGGGACTGAAGCTGGGAAGGGCAATGAACTGACGAAGTTGGCATTTCCACTTATTGAGCAGTTACCTGTCCATTTTGTGGGTAATGTTGAATCGAGAGATGTGTTAACTGGAAATTGCGATGTACTGGTGTGTGATGGATTTGCTGGAAATATCATGCTAAAATCACTAGAGGGTACAGCGGGGGCCATATTTTCTCTCTTAAAAGAGCAATTCACCAAATCCTTGAAGACCAAGCTTGCGGCAGCCTTGATTATGCCTGAGCTCCGCAGTCTGAAAGGTAAATTGGATTATAAAGAGCATGGCGGGGCTCCTTTGCTGGGTTTGAGTGGACTCGTCCTGAAAAGTCACGGTTCGTCTGACGGCGTTGCCGTCAAAAATGCGGTAAGGCAGGCTCGTACGGCCTTGCAAAACCGGTTGGTGGAAAGTATATCCAAGGAAATCAGCAGGAAGTGA
- a CDS encoding beta-ketoacyl-ACP synthase III, with protein MNKLRPVGVIGTGKYVPEKILTNKDLEAIVETSDEWIVSRTGIQERHIAAPEQATSDLAYEAAIKALESAGMTAQDLDLIIVATVTPDMAFPSTACILQDKLGAKGAAAFDLSAACSGFVYGLATATSFIKTGIYNNALIIGADCLSRITDYTDRNTCVLFGDGAGAVVIGEVPEGRGFQSFDLGAEGAGGTLLKLEAGGSRLPASADTLENKQHYIYMNGREVFKFAVRVMGTATVDVLEKAGLSKDDIDLFVPHQANVRIIQSAMQRLDLPEEKVVVNVHKYANTSAASIPLALVEAAEEGRMKEGDRVLMVGFGGGLTWGASVLVW; from the coding sequence ATGAATAAATTACGGCCGGTTGGTGTTATCGGAACAGGGAAATACGTACCTGAGAAAATTCTGACCAATAAAGATTTGGAAGCAATCGTAGAAACAAGTGATGAATGGATTGTCAGCCGTACAGGGATTCAGGAGCGCCATATTGCAGCTCCAGAGCAGGCTACATCTGATTTAGCTTATGAAGCAGCAATTAAGGCGTTGGAGTCCGCGGGTATGACGGCACAGGATCTGGATTTAATTATTGTAGCTACGGTTACACCGGATATGGCGTTTCCGTCAACTGCCTGCATTCTTCAGGACAAACTGGGAGCCAAAGGCGCAGCGGCTTTCGATTTGTCTGCGGCATGCTCGGGTTTTGTATACGGACTGGCTACGGCAACGAGCTTCATTAAGACAGGTATTTATAATAATGCGTTAATCATTGGGGCAGACTGTCTTTCTCGGATTACAGATTATACCGACCGCAATACCTGTGTCCTATTCGGAGATGGTGCAGGAGCTGTAGTGATTGGCGAAGTGCCTGAAGGCAGAGGATTCCAATCCTTTGATCTCGGGGCTGAAGGTGCAGGTGGAACCTTGCTTAAGCTGGAAGCTGGTGGCTCGCGTTTGCCTGCGAGTGCAGACACACTGGAGAATAAACAGCACTATATTTACATGAACGGACGCGAAGTGTTCAAGTTCGCGGTTCGTGTTATGGGAACGGCAACGGTTGATGTGTTGGAAAAAGCAGGGCTGTCCAAAGATGATATTGATCTGTTCGTTCCACATCAAGCCAATGTTCGCATCATCCAATCGGCGATGCAACGTCTGGATTTGCCAGAGGAAAAGGTAGTTGTTAATGTTCATAAATATGCGAATACATCCGCAGCATCAATCCCTCTCGCCCTAGTAGAAGCAGCTGAGGAAGGCCGCATGAAGGAAGGCGACCGTGTATTAATGGTGGGCTTTGGCGGTGGCTTGACCTGGGGAGCGTCGGTTCTTGTCTGGTAA
- the fabD gene encoding ACP S-malonyltransferase produces the protein MGKTAFIFPGQGSQAVGMAKDAYEAVPAATEVFRQADERLGFALSTLVFEGPDTALKQTSNTQPALLTASIALYEAFKEKMDIHPDYVAGHSLGEYSALVASGVLAFADAVETVRARGQFMEQAIPDGQGGMAAVLGADREALAALCRDITESGQLVELANINCPGQIVVSGTKEGVAAVAERVKEAGGKRAITLEVSGPFHSSLMKEAATKLSDKLGTVTFSEAQIPVVANVTAKPVREGNEIRQLLVDQVYSPVLWEDSVAWLLEQGVDTFVEFGPGSVLTGLVKKIDKTVKLYNISSLESIASVTEALEAR, from the coding sequence ATGGGCAAAACGGCATTTATATTCCCCGGTCAGGGTTCACAAGCTGTAGGTATGGCTAAAGATGCTTATGAAGCAGTTCCAGCTGCAACAGAAGTATTTCGCCAAGCGGACGAACGGTTAGGGTTCGCACTAAGCACACTGGTTTTTGAAGGGCCAGACACAGCTTTGAAGCAAACATCCAATACGCAGCCTGCACTGTTAACGGCGAGCATTGCACTGTATGAAGCGTTCAAGGAAAAAATGGACATTCATCCCGATTATGTAGCTGGGCACAGTCTAGGAGAGTACAGCGCGCTAGTTGCTTCAGGTGTCCTTGCATTTGCGGATGCGGTTGAGACTGTTCGTGCACGTGGTCAGTTTATGGAACAGGCTATTCCTGATGGACAAGGCGGTATGGCTGCTGTGTTGGGAGCTGATCGTGAAGCATTGGCAGCATTGTGCCGTGATATTACGGAGTCTGGTCAACTGGTCGAACTAGCCAACATCAATTGTCCCGGACAGATTGTCGTATCTGGTACGAAGGAAGGCGTAGCTGCTGTCGCTGAACGTGTGAAGGAAGCAGGCGGCAAGCGTGCTATTACTCTGGAGGTTAGCGGTCCTTTCCACTCGTCATTGATGAAGGAAGCAGCGACCAAGCTCTCAGACAAGTTGGGGACTGTAACTTTCTCTGAAGCTCAGATTCCGGTGGTGGCCAATGTAACAGCTAAACCTGTACGTGAGGGGAATGAAATCCGCCAACTGTTGGTGGATCAGGTCTATTCTCCGGTACTGTGGGAAGACAGTGTAGCATGGCTACTGGAACAAGGTGTTGACACTTTTGTTGAGTTTGGACCGGGAAGTGTTTTGACTGGACTGGTTAAAAAAATCGACAAAACGGTTAAGCTGTATAATATAAGTAGCCTGGAGTCGATTGCTTCTGTAACGGAAGCCTTGGAGGCCCGTTAA
- the fabG gene encoding 3-oxoacyl-[acyl-carrier-protein] reductase — MSKPLSGKTVLVTGASRGIGRSIALALADAGANVAVNYAGSEAAATEVAEQIRAKGVEAITVQANVGRADEADQLIKDVIGAWGKIDILVNNAGITRDNLIMRMKEEEFDQVIETNLKGVFNCLKAATRPMMKQRSGRIINISSVVGVLGNAGQANYVAAKAGVIGLTKSSARELASRGITVNCVAPGFIDTEMTQVLADDLRDNMLSGIPLARLGRPEEIADVVLFLASDASSYMTGQTLHVDGGMYM, encoded by the coding sequence ATGTCTAAGCCATTAAGTGGAAAAACGGTGCTCGTTACGGGAGCGTCGCGCGGAATTGGCCGTAGTATCGCGCTGGCGCTGGCTGATGCAGGCGCTAATGTGGCGGTAAACTATGCTGGTAGTGAAGCGGCTGCGACTGAGGTAGCTGAGCAGATTCGTGCCAAAGGTGTGGAGGCTATTACAGTTCAGGCTAATGTCGGTCGCGCTGACGAAGCAGATCAGTTGATCAAGGATGTGATTGGCGCTTGGGGCAAGATTGACATCCTGGTGAATAATGCCGGCATAACAAGAGATAATTTAATCATGCGCATGAAGGAAGAGGAATTCGATCAGGTGATCGAAACGAATCTGAAGGGTGTGTTTAATTGTCTTAAGGCGGCAACACGTCCAATGATGAAACAGCGTTCTGGCCGAATTATCAATATCTCCTCCGTGGTTGGTGTCCTTGGCAATGCAGGACAAGCCAACTACGTTGCTGCTAAAGCAGGGGTGATTGGTCTTACCAAATCCTCTGCTCGAGAGCTTGCTTCGAGAGGTATTACAGTGAACTGCGTGGCTCCTGGATTCATCGATACTGAGATGACGCAGGTACTGGCTGATGATTTGCGTGACAATATGCTTAGCGGTATTCCGCTGGCCCGTCTTGGACGGCCTGAGGAAATTGCTGATGTGGTGCTGTTCTTGGCCTCGGATGCTTCCTCATATATGACGGGCCAGACTTTGCATGTGGATGGCGGCATGTATATGTAG
- a CDS encoding acyl carrier protein, with translation MSDVLERVKRIVVDRLGADEAEVTLEASFKDDLGADSLDVVELVMELEDEFDMEISDEDAEKITTVGEVVKYIQSHT, from the coding sequence ATGTCCGATGTATTGGAGCGCGTAAAACGCATTGTCGTTGACCGTTTGGGAGCCGACGAAGCCGAAGTTACACTTGAAGCATCTTTTAAAGATGATTTAGGCGCTGATTCTCTCGATGTAGTTGAATTGGTAATGGAATTGGAAGATGAGTTTGATATGGAAATCTCTGATGAAGATGCAGAGAAAATTACAACTGTAGGTGAAGTTGTGAAGTACATACAATCTCATACCTAA
- the fabF gene encoding beta-ketoacyl-ACP synthase II: MKQRVVITGMGVITSLGQDLNTLWDNLMAGKSGVSEIEAFDTSEYTTKIAASIKDFNPEDYIERKDARKMDRFVQFAVAASKLALEDSGLVIGENAEAERVGVSVGSGIGGLGTWEDQHNALIEKGPKRVSPFFIPMMIANMGSGQVSISLGAKGPNTSPVTACATGSHAIGDSFRMIQRGDADAMICGGAEATIRPIGMAGFCSMRAMSTRNDEPEKASRPFDTERDGFVMGEGSGVLILESLDHALKRGARIYGEVIGYGLSGDAHHMTEPDPEGAARCIRMAIRDAGLNPEEIDYINAHGTSTPVGDKSETEAVKKTLGDHAYKVAISSTKSMTGHLLGAAGGVEAVICGLALQHQTIPPTINLDNQDPACDLDYVPNKPRKAELNVVMSNSFGFGGHNATVILKKYEA, from the coding sequence TTGAAACAACGTGTTGTCATAACAGGAATGGGTGTAATCACTTCGCTGGGACAGGATTTGAACACACTATGGGATAATCTGATGGCCGGAAAATCCGGCGTCAGTGAAATCGAAGCTTTCGATACAAGTGAGTACACTACGAAAATAGCCGCTTCCATTAAAGATTTTAATCCAGAGGATTATATTGAACGTAAGGATGCGCGTAAAATGGACCGCTTTGTGCAGTTTGCGGTTGCTGCTAGTAAATTGGCGCTTGAGGACAGCGGACTTGTAATCGGAGAAAATGCGGAAGCTGAGCGTGTTGGTGTATCTGTCGGTTCCGGTATTGGCGGATTGGGAACTTGGGAAGATCAGCACAACGCACTGATTGAAAAAGGACCTAAACGCGTAAGCCCTTTCTTCATCCCGATGATGATTGCTAATATGGGTTCCGGTCAAGTGTCGATTTCGCTCGGTGCTAAAGGCCCAAATACATCACCAGTTACGGCTTGTGCCACGGGCAGTCATGCTATTGGCGATTCCTTCCGCATGATTCAGCGCGGTGACGCAGACGCCATGATTTGCGGAGGAGCTGAGGCGACTATCCGTCCGATTGGTATGGCTGGATTTTGTTCCATGCGAGCGATGTCCACGCGTAACGACGAGCCTGAAAAGGCAAGCCGCCCTTTTGATACCGAAAGAGACGGGTTTGTTATGGGCGAAGGCTCTGGTGTTCTTATTCTGGAATCGTTGGATCATGCTTTGAAGCGTGGTGCGCGTATTTACGGTGAAGTGATTGGCTACGGTCTTTCTGGCGATGCTCATCATATGACAGAGCCTGATCCAGAGGGAGCAGCACGCTGCATTAGAATGGCGATCCGTGACGCTGGATTGAATCCTGAAGAGATTGATTATATCAATGCACATGGTACGTCTACGCCAGTCGGTGATAAATCCGAAACGGAAGCAGTTAAGAAAACGCTTGGAGATCATGCCTATAAGGTAGCGATCAGCTCAACTAAGTCGATGACAGGGCATTTATTGGGTGCAGCGGGCGGCGTTGAAGCCGTGATCTGTGGTCTCGCCCTTCAGCATCAGACGATTCCGCCAACGATTAATTTGGATAATCAAGACCCGGCATGCGATCTTGATTATGTACCTAATAAGCCGAGAAAAGCGGAACTGAATGTGGTTATGTCCAATTCCTTTGGTTTTGGCGGTCACAATGCTACGGTTATTCTAAAAAAATATGAAGCATAA
- the rnc gene encoding ribonuclease III codes for MSGDLKQLQQKLHIQFNNRQLLKQAFTHASYVNEHRFSQHADNERLEFLGDAVLELTVSEQLYNQYPNRPEGELTKLRAAIVCEPSLVKFAVGLEFGQYVLLGKGEELTGGRTRPALLADVFEAFVGALYLDQGLEAVRSFLEHYIFPQIVLNGKLQMSDFKTELQELTQHHNMGMLEYKIVEERGPAHEREFVAEVYMDSERLGAGTGRSKKEAEQQAAAVALNRLKLAES; via the coding sequence TTGAGTGGAGACTTGAAGCAATTACAGCAGAAACTTCATATTCAATTCAACAATCGGCAGCTTCTGAAGCAGGCCTTTACGCACGCTTCCTACGTAAACGAACATCGGTTCAGTCAGCATGCAGACAATGAGCGTCTTGAATTTTTAGGTGACGCTGTTCTGGAATTGACGGTGTCCGAGCAATTGTACAATCAGTACCCTAACCGACCCGAAGGCGAACTCACCAAGCTGCGTGCAGCTATTGTCTGTGAGCCTTCTCTGGTGAAGTTTGCTGTCGGGCTTGAGTTCGGGCAATATGTGCTGCTTGGAAAAGGTGAAGAGTTGACAGGTGGACGTACTCGTCCGGCTCTGTTGGCTGATGTATTCGAAGCGTTCGTAGGTGCGCTTTATTTGGATCAGGGTCTGGAGGCCGTCCGTTCGTTTCTGGAACATTATATTTTTCCTCAAATTGTATTAAATGGTAAACTTCAGATGAGTGATTTCAAAACAGAGCTTCAGGAACTGACACAGCATCATAACATGGGGATGCTTGAATACAAGATTGTAGAGGAGCGCGGACCAGCCCATGAGCGCGAGTTTGTAGCCGAGGTATATATGGACAGCGAACGGCTAGGGGCAGGTACGGGGCGCTCCAAAAAAGAAGCAGAGCAGCAAGCGGCGGCAGTAGCTTTAAACCGTTTGAAGCTGGCAGAATCGTAA